The Populus alba chromosome 13, ASM523922v2, whole genome shotgun sequence genome contains the following window.
atcaaaataaatattaacctGACAAActaatctaattaaattttttaatgatttgattGATCTAATTAAATTTGTATGAGGTAActcatcattttaataaaaataatcaacttGATAGCCCACGTATTAACCTAATAATTAAGTGATCTAAACTTTTTTTCGGGTAATTACCCCAATTAGATCTAAATACTATTTCTTTCAGGTCAGTTGTCAAAATATTCATTGAACAATTATATTAAGAGAATTATCGTTTTTCGGTTCCAAgagttttagaaaaaattaaaaaaatatattttttttattttttattttaaattaatttttttaattttttcatattgttttaatatatttatattaaaaaaattaaaataaaaaaattatttcatttaatttttaaataaataataataatttctagaATTCCAAAGGTGCTGTATAAGTATTTATCATTTAGATTATTTATGAGAATGTGgttctagttattttttaaagtattttttatttgaaaaagttttaaaataatatttttttattttaaaaaaaattatttttaatataaatatattaaaataatttgaaaatactaaaaaaatattaatttgttgtaaaaaaattaatgttttttaaaaatatttttaaaaatataaaaataaacatgaataaATGTACAGAGATTTTCGGAGAATTTCCCGCTTTCAATCAGCAATCTGAAGTCCTTTCTGAGAAGGCCACACGCCTTTCAAAAGTGAATGGGGTAGGTAGGTGGTGACGGTTATCTTGGCGGGTTTTGGACTATCCTTGTTGACTTGGCGAGCAATGATTGGCCCGTAAGAATACAGATCGTTTCCCCCCCATAACCGGTTGGATCATCGTCATGTACAAGTAGATAATGATACTGATGGCGGCGATGGCGATGGCGATGGCCGAtcttcaaatcaagttcttaACCCCTTCTTTTTTAAgagttctatttttttctttttactttttttttttctgtttatctTCATTAACgttgtcttttatatttttcatctaaacatttcaaaaaactaatttgaaaaaaataaaaaataaaaaatatttaaaacataaaatcaaacaattagaAGTTGTTTATATTTCCCaaaatagaaattttaattcaattataacCGTCGTACGTACACCATATGATTCCACAACGCTTATGCTCTGCATGTATCCCAGATCACGTTAGATTTCCAAGCGAGAGATACTACACGTTCaagttaaaattatcaaaaacagAAAGAGCTAGCGCATTTACTAGGATTTTCTTGAATCAAAATAGTTTTTCCATATGAAATTCACCAATTAAATCAAGGATGTGCTGCCAAACTCCATAAAGATCTCTTCAAAACATTCAGAATGGAATGTGTTCTTCCTTTCCCACCTTGACTGATCTttagcatcttcttcttctgtcaACCTGCAGAGCTTTCTTGCAACTTCTGTGTAGTGTTCCTTACCGTGATTATTACATGTTCCAGAgtcctttttattgttttcctttgGCTCATCTTCAACATTGTTGATCATGAGATCAAGAAAATTAGGTGAAGATTTCTTCTTCGAGAACCTCAAAGTCCATCTGCTATGTATCACCTGATTGAAAGCAAGTAAGAAAAGGAAATAGCAACGTTAAGAACAGGTTCATAATAAAGACAAAATCcatatattaagaataattgATGCTTAATTAGAAACTAACCAGGTCAAGGTATATTGCATCATGAGCCAAAAGTTCACTGAGACCAAGGAGAGAAATCTTGCTTGAATCTTCTGAGAAAAGAACGTAGACACCATGATCTTCTTGATTTATTAACCCCGGTGTTCTCGCTCGATGATGTTGTGCTTGTGCTAAATCCAAATAAAGCAAGTACTCCATGAAATTCACTAACCTACTCCTAGTGACTTAATCGTGAGTGATTCTTCCTTTCGGACCTAGTTGGATCTAGGAATGAATATGATCTCATTAACCTTGGAGCAGTACTGGCCGGAGCTTCAACATTGGCATCGCCAATCTCTggctttttttaaatgatttaaaaactcTACAGTAATAGAATTTGTATGGTATGATCTGACGGGTGTGTTCGGTGACTGCCCTTGCACAGAAGAAGCCACATCATGCCTGAAAAAACCCTAGAAGCCTCCTAACAACCAACAGAAGAGAGGTGGGGTTGTTCACCAATTCAACCACCCTCTGTGCTTCCTTCCAAGAAAAGGTCTCTTATTTCCAAGCCCTTCTTATGTCTTTCGTCCCTGAATTTAACATAAATTTATGTCATTTATGAATGAATGCCACATTTAGGGGCTTAGCAAAGTGCTCCTTGATGGCCCTGGCTGGGTACACGCTACTCGTTCTATAGCCTCCAAGCCCCATCCCAGCTGCGTAGGAAATCAACATTCAACAGATATCGCACTTccagatttcaaaaataaaccaTCTCTCTTGCTTCCTGCTCTTACAGCATGGTGATCATACAGTGTGTCACGAGAATAAAACCTCAACTCAATGTCTGCTGCTAAACCAGGACAATAACAGCAGCTTATCCAGCTTACTGCTTTTGCCTTGATGCTTGTAATCCTCGTTCACAAATCAAACACACATTGTGAAATCCATGAAAGAATGCCAAGTTGTGAATTTGACTTCTAATGGATTTTAGCAACGTTCCACTTCATACGAGGAATCACAAGGCAATCACAGATATGGCAATGCCAGCCTATTCAAGTAGAGAAGTGAAAATCATGCATCTTAAAGAAATTGTGTTGGTACATTAATAGAAACATTCTTTCCATGTCCACTGATGGCGAtgacaaggaaaaaacaaaaaacctgaGTTGGTTAGCAGAATAACAAGGTAACAGAAGCATAGACAAGAAAGACATGGAAAGGAACATGAACTTCATTTATTATGAACTGAAACTTGTGCATCATAAAGAAATTGTGTTGGTACATTAATAGAAACCTTCTTTCCATGTCCAATGAtgacgatgaaaaaaaaaaccctgcgaTGATTAGCAGAATAACAAGGTAACAGAAGCATAGACACATGGAAAGGAACATGAACTTCAATTATTATGAACTGATTCTGTACATATACAACTAACAAAAACTATAGCCTAATATCctctaaaacaattaaataccCCCCCCCCCATATACTCACCAACTTAAATTCTcacatacaaaaaagaaaggactTTTATCACTCATCGTCTGCCTGCTGACATGAAATCTTCCCACCACAAACCAAAGACAAAACCCCCGATATGGAAAATTTGCATTTGATTGGACACTTCTCAATTTTCACAAGCACAGACCTTTGTCTCTGCATCTTGACCTTCATGCTGATACTACTAGAAGCTTCTTATTGTGTCCACTCGGTCAATAACATCCAAGGTCTTGATCCAGTCTATATCAAAGTTGATGACAGGAACAGAAGATGGCCTTCTAATGGGAAATGGATCTTTTCTAGTTTCGCCCATTGGCGAGTGGCTACTACTTTTACTCAGCCGATGATGCTTGCTTAACCTGGTTTTTGCAGTATCAAATTCCTGACTCTTGCTTATCCCAGGTGTCTTTTTCCTCTTACTCACATCCCGAAGCATCTCTTGGTCTTCAATTGTCAATGTGGGGGATGGGGAGCTTGGCTTTTGTGTAGACAACTGAATTGTTTTCTCATTTGGGGACCGAATCGGAGATTTAACAGGAGATCTGGGACCATTGCCAGCTCTTACTTGGCTGACAAGATGGTGAAGCCAAACCACCAATTCAAGAATATAAGTTTCAGTCTTCTCCTTGTCTGCATGGTGTAGTGTCTCTATCCTGAGCAAGTCGGTCTGTCCAGCAGGTTTACGATTCACCTCAGACCTGAAGAATTTGTTGTAAGGAACTCAACATGGGTGACATACTAAGAAAGAGAACGAGCAGATTTGGAACTCACCCTGTATTCGCCCATTCTCCAACCCAACCAAATCCATGATGAGCTCTGGTTAAGTGCATGCAAAAATGTAAGCACAAGGATAAATAATTGGAAGCAAACCAAGAGGAGAAGAAATATAAGTGCAAAACATTAGTGTGTTAACAAAACCACAAGAAGTTTTAGCTCCTGCTTTAAAATCTTCTGTTTACAAGGAACATACAGTTGGGGTACATTGATTAGTGGATGGGATGATACTGGATGTGACAAGGTTGTAACATGTGCGGAGGTAGAACAAAATTTGGGTATGGGACAAGAGAAAAGCTGCTTTTCATCCTGTCCCATGTGCAAATCAAACAACAAATACAAGTCAAGTTGTCCTGCCATGTCTTGTCCAGTCCCATGTACCAAACACTACCTAACTTCACTAGAGTAATAATTTGTTAGATTGTGATTACTATTAGTATTAGTGGATAAAAGGATGCGCATGCCTCTGAACATTAAATGGAATTGAGCAGAACATAAGATGAGGTATCAGAAGGTACAGCCCAGCCAAGGTAGAGAAATTTAGACTGAGCTGGCATCTTACTTGGTTGTGTTAGTAGCAATAGGAACAAGCCATTGCAAAGTTTTCTCCATTTCAGCTTTGATTTGTGAGACTGTAAGCTGCAAGAacattatttgaaatattaattatatcaatgcaTTGACAAGAAAATGGCTAGAAGTGAAATCTCAATGAGCAAGTCAGTCCCAAGGCAACATCGAATGATACCTCTTCCTTAACTTGAAATGACAATATTTTAGAGCGCAAAGCAGATTTTATATTTGGTGGCAGCCCCTGGTACAAAGCATCCCTTGTATTTGGAGGCACAGAACTTGATCGGGACACCTGATCACATTAAGGCATTAGCTCAGACAAACAAAAAagccaagaagaagaaaaacaagaagcaaCAATTAGATAACAGCTTCAGGACTGCAACCCTGGTTAAGGAAACATTGAAAAACTCGAAGCTGACATTTGAGAtacagaaccaaaatccttaaTAGCAAAGATAAAAGGGTATCAAGTCTGGTGAAATCATAAACTCACAAGAGTATCAATTTGAGTGACAATGTTTGCATAATGCAATGCAAGACCAGCAGGCCCCAACTTTTTATGGTTCGAAGAACTTTTTACTGGTCTATTGCCATCTGCAAGTGAAAACATCAGTTAATGAAATCACAAATAGCCAGATAAATTTCATATCACTTCATTGTCCCaagcaagaaaacaaagagaagaagtGTATATAtgtgtgcatatatatataattaaaaattgccATTAACAAGAAATCCTAAACCCTGTTTGGATTGCTTACCAGCACTGCCAAAGGCTTCATGAATCTCCAAATGCAAGAAATGGACAATATCTACCAACTTCTCCATCACCTACGCAAACAGGATGTTAGATTTATGTTGCAATAACACTAAGAACAGTTCCaatgaaaaagaacaaaaagatttATTGTGTAGCTATCACTTGACAGATACAGAATATGCATGGTCCATCCAACATTAGAAGTGCACTGCTGCATGCTTGTGGTAGGATCATAAACACAATGATCAACATGGTTGAATCATCGATGAATGAAACACTAAAATAAGGCCATATTTGTCTCCAATATGCCCCTAGAACTGGCACCACCAGCCATCTCAATGCATTACTGCTTCATACCTCTTCCAAAATCTTAGACCAAAGCGACTTCTTCTTCAAACTTTTCACATGCTTCCTTTGGCTCTTTAACTCTGCCCTCAAAATAGCAAGACTGTCCCCTACAAATGAATTAAACGCAATGAGACAGCATCACTTTAGAATGTTAATGTTGATCATAACAAGGAAAATGTGAGggcaaagattaaaaaaattaataagaataataagaaataaagggGGAAGTTCAAAAAATTAAGGGGTGCAAAGATGCAGTTTTATCTGGACCTAtgtgaaaagattaaaaaaaaatatataacgaCTTAAGAGGGGAGTTCAAAAATTTAAGGGCTTCTCCATAACATAACTTCACCACAAAGGGGAAACAAGGAGCAAGCTCAAGCATAGAAGGGTTGCACTCctttctctaaaatattttattctggTCAATATTATGGGCCAATCAAAAGATAATCACAAGCAAAATGAGACTTAAACTGCAATTCACCTTTTTGAGTAGCATTTGTTTTATCATCTTCCTGAAGCTTACGCCGGTAATCTTGTTCAAATCTGTCCAAGGCATGCATTTCATGATACAGTTCCTGCAACCCAAAGGAAAAATTTCTTCATGAGGAAATTTACAAGATAAGCTTAAGAGAAGTACTAAGCATGAAATTGTATGGGTGGATATGATaatgagatgaaattaaacTGTGGGAATAAATTTCTTATCAAGGTTTATAGATATGGATGTACCACATCTCATGCAAGATTAAAAATTGGCAGCATATGAAGGAGAAACAAATCAATagcataaaacacaaataatgcaCTAGCCGCACATAAAGCAGACTCTAGATGCCCATAGATGACTTCAGTACAGCATACTTGGACAGTTGATATAAAGTTACTCAGTTATGTTCAAGTCACAGcatttgaaaagtaatcataTTTTGATCTGAAATTTTTGTCATTAGATGATCAAGGAGAAcagtttaaaattaagtttataacatctttcatttttcaagAGCATTTTGCTCAATGACCATGTTGTGAGTGAAGATTTTGTTCTTGGCTGTGAATCATTGTAGAGTATAGAACATCTTAGATGTTGCAAAGAGTTTgctttttggtgtttttctcCTCCTCCCCGCATTAAAATCACGGCCAAAAGGAAAAGAGGGAAATACAATAGAACTGAAAAAACTGAAAGTCACACTCCCTTTCAAATTAGAATGGGTGGTACATCCAAATCCTTCTTTTGCAGACAACACTTCCACcagaacaaagaaagaaagaacattgTTAAATGTTTTCTAATCATCACACCTAGATATGCAATGTCTGCTGAAACTTAGGGGCAGTTATATACTATAGTATTGTTAAATACTCACTGCTGTATACTGAACCAAATTCATCAATTGTTGCATAACTGTCTCTGCTTCATCCTTCAATTGCATTTCAGGTGTCAATTCTGAACccaacctaaaaaaatcaaatagaatgACTGAAATATAAGAGCCTTATTTCAAATATTCTGAAGAATAATCCATATAAAACAGATGCAATTAGCATTACTTTTCAAGATAACGGTCCAAGTTGTGCCACTGAGGATCTTTGCATCGGTTTCCAAAACGCACCACTTCTCCagaaaaaacttttagttcTTCTCTGTCATAATTGTGTAGTGAAATGATTAATATTTCTTCTACAAGTTTTCTAGGCAACGCTATAAGATCACTGTAATAAAATGTATGAAAATctgtttcaaattaaaatagaaattttgGTAATATCAACCTCTTATCAGTTGCTGCTAGCCTCAAGAGTTCATCCATATCTCTAGATATTAGATTTTGCACCCCCTCTGAGGGAAGTACAACTTCTTTTAAATGTCTAATGTTCTCTTCTGAAAGGGATTGCATTAGATTAGCACCCTTAACAATTGTGTTTGCAACTTCAAAAGCTAAAATTGAAATCTTGTCCCCTTTTGTTGTCAACCCTGAGGTAAAACCACTGCTAGGATTTAAATTGGTCATGCTACTACCAAGTGTGTCCAGTACATTGTATGCCTTCCCAAGCCCAGCAGTACCAGCTCTGCCTAACAGTGAGCTCACTTCTGAGACCTGCAACACCAAAATAACCAGCTTTTTTAATTGAGCAAAATTTTGATACACAATTCCACAGAGCAACTTACATCATCCATCTATTATCAgtgtgtgtgcgcgcgcgcgGGCATGTGAAAGAAGATCCTACACTGAAGTATTGCAGTGTGGACACATGAATTAGCTCCATGAGCATTGCCAAGTACATGATCATACCATGCatgaatttgataattatattataagatgCAATGTATTTGGAGATAGAGGATTAGTGAGCATTTAATAACATATGATGAAAAAATCATCTCCTAGAACAAGAAAATGCATCCAATTTCTACTTACAAATAACACACACTGActcttacaaaaaatatataggaccatgatttctgttttttttttctttttaattgctttGTACTCCAAAATGGCTTCAATGCTTGTTGAAACTTTCACCTTCTTTCAGAAGTACTAAACCACACACATGCTTCATTAATTTATCAacattcaattatttttcttttcgacTCCTCTATGCTTATATAAGAGTGAAATGTTTAAACCATAACATTATGGACACTTTCactatattgttattttatttactaatgtGGCGATACACAAAACGATTTATTCATGTAATCAAATAAGTAGAACTTTAATAATTGTTAATTCCCGTGATTATATAGATGCTTTTTATCAAGGAAGTGactttttttgaataaatttaaaagtactcACATTTGTGCTTTAGAAAATATACACATCATAATATGGTAGAACTAATGTCTACATGGTTCAGAAGCAAATAACTGAAATGATCCATGTCAATGTTATGAGGCATTCAGAGAAGTAGCATTTTTCTCAATTCAATCAAAGCTATGAACTTTTTAAagcattgtttttaataattttcaccAGAATCTGTAAATTTACAGTGTGAACACATGGGTAACTAGTGCATAATAAACTGCAAACAACTACATGAAACGTGCAATTgcctaactaaaaaaaaattagtttagagcACTAACAAATCTTTCAGATGACACAAACAAAACacgttttctttcttctcttataTTCCTTATCATCCTCCTACTCGAGTTATCTAGAAATGTCAAGCTTAGCTGCATGTAAACAGAGCACTCCAATTCCAAGCAAAACCTAAAtgtttaaataattatgtaacttTATTGTTTGTTACCTTTTTGTTCCTGAAATCAACTTTCCCAAGCAATTGATTTATAAAATGCCTTCATTTCTCAAATATATTCCAGGCTCCTGATTCGACAATAATGTGATATTGAGGCAGTCAATTAAGAAATAAGCCCCACCTCAAGGACGACTTAATGAAACTTAAAACatttaacaaaactaaaatcaatgACAATGTCATCCTCCTTTGTATTTTAATTCTTGATGGAATAGACTTTATGAACACATCAAAGAAAAGAGACTTTAGGAGGGAATTGCATAAAAAAGCAAGGGGAAAGAAAACATGAATGCTTAAGCAGCCAGAATTGGATATATGTAGACATGATCCCAATAAGCAAGTGCACCACTACAAATATTCTTACAATTCTTCTCCTCCTTCAAGCTCCAACAGAAGCAATTAACATCCTTAGAATAATACTACTTTTGAACCTAAAATTCCTCTCCAACTGCTCCCCAAATCTAGCAACATATTAGGAACTTAAGCAACTATAAAAGAAGGAGAATACATGGAAGTCCTGGGTAAAAATCAATGAAGATAGTTCATTATTTGCCATCTCTAAAGCACAAATAAAACCAGCTAAGAATAAATTTCTTCCTCTTTGACAGTCTCTCATGAAAGAATACGAGACATAACTGCCTCCATGGATATAAAGTACGTAGGAAGCCTGCTCACTATGCACTATTCCACAAGAATGTTCTATTCAGCCATCACCTCAAACCTTGTAAAACTTTTTCATTATGATGATTCTTCCTAGTATATATGTCGCACACCATATCCACCTTCAACACATACAGGAAATTAAAAGCACCTTCACCAACTCCAATTTTGCATGTCAAGAAATATGTAACTCTCAAGGCATCAGAGAAAAGGGATTTTAGGTTACAACAACTAATTAAAAGTTTGGTCCTCAACAGAACACAATAATAGAGACAAAGGATCCGAATAGCCAATACTACTAATTTGAGACCAAGGGTTAGCATTCATGTATCCTAGGCAATATATGAGAGTTTCTCCCACATGCTCCAACGTAGAATACTCCCAACAAAAGATCCTACTTTGAAAGGCTCCACCAGCATGATGCCCCATCATAAAGTAGAACCTATTGTCCTTTACCTTAAAAATGATAACTTTAGAAAACTTATTACCCACTTCTGATGCTTCCACAAAAGTGAAACCCAACAAAGTTTCCAAACCGGGAGACACAAACCTGCCTCTCTCCAGGCTCAACATTGCTTAGCCATCACCAACTTTTAAAAGCTTTCCCTGTGCAGTAAGCCTCCACATCAAGTTTTGATAAAGCTCTATTAAATGTGTACAACCTTCTCACACACAACCAATCAGCTTGAATGGAGAGATGTGCCCTTTTCCCCAATTTATGCCTGATCATCCAAGACGTTCCACTGTGCACAAAATCTCTCCACAATTTCTCAAATCCTTTTCATGGACCAAAATGGGTGGGTAAGATAGACAAAGTTGGTAAACAGAGAGTACTCTTAATCAAATAACAATGCCCTTCCACCCTTTACCCCCTCCCCAACAAACATTGAAAGTTTGAAACTTCCCagctcttccttttctttgcaTGAAGGAATCTCATGCGAGCTCCTCAAGGGAGGACCACAGGTCTTCAGATAAAGATGCCAAATTTGATTCTCACTTGATATCAGAAATAGCAGATAACATCCCCCATTTAGAAACTTATATCTCATCCAGTGAAAGAATGCAATCTTTCTCAAATTAGCCCTATATCATATTAGGTACCCCAAACCAAGGAAATATTATCACATGTAATCAACTTAGCATTGCAAAACAATAAAGGATTGTTCGCAGATAATAAATGTGAAGCCAGCAAATCATTGGACTTAACCCCCCGCCAGTTTTCCATGTATATCTGAAACATTCTACTTGAGGCTTTCAGCATACcgcaaaaagaaaatgaaaataggaGGTGATGGATGCCCTTGAATCAAGCCTCTCAAATAATAAAGAAGCCATTCATAAATCAACTAGAACTTTTAGCTCTTCTAAGGCATGACAGGAGACACAAAATAATACACAGAGAAATGACAAACAATTTAATCTTTGTTCCCCACAGCCAGGAATCGCTCATtacaacttctttttttaaataacacaaGGATCCAAATCCAATGGGATTTGAATTTCTAAACTCATGATAAAGGAAATAAATGGGCATAGAAAACAAGTGGCATGCTCATTCAACTTGCTGTCTGGCCAATGCGTTCAAAGTTTTTGACCAGAAGTTAGTAGTTATGAGAATTGACAGACAATTTTTtgcatttcataaaataaatattagttttaCATATTTCGTGATTTGGTTGCAGCTTTTAACAATCTTTTCTAATGAGTCCTAATCTTCAGTGACGTGGTGATGGCCTCATTTCAGTGGTATAATCTATGCTTCAAATTTCATAGTTAACAAGCATAACTACCAGGAATGCATGTCAAGTAAACACTTTATACTACGACTTATGTTACAAGCTATATCACAAATTCAACTGAAAACATCACATAGGAAACTCCAGACTGAAGAGAaggaattgataataatttgacaaaa
Protein-coding sequences here:
- the LOC118035510 gene encoding protein PSK SIMULATOR 1, which translates into the protein MGGLCSRSSTVDNAPGGGFPQLNGHFSHGSGLVYQTRELKIDNNANPSPIVENVDNKQLREPFSFPEVTVVQYEVNPDDIDDGIPRLSRALSSKSGSTKSKPAAVAKVSEVSSLLGRAGTAGLGKAYNVLDTLGSSMTNLNPSSGFTSGLTTKGDKISILAFEVANTIVKGANLMQSLSEENIRHLKEVVLPSEGVQNLISRDMDELLRLAATDKREELKVFSGEVVRFGNRCKDPQWHNLDRYLEKLGSELTPEMQLKDEAETVMQQLMNLVQYTAELYHEMHALDRFEQDYRRKLQEDDKTNATQKGDSLAILRAELKSQRKHVKSLKKKSLWSKILEEVMEKLVDIVHFLHLEIHEAFGSADGNRPVKSSSNHKKLGPAGLALHYANIVTQIDTLVSRSSSVPPNTRDALYQGLPPNIKSALRSKILSFQVKEELTVSQIKAEMEKTLQWLVPIATNTTKAHHGFGWVGEWANTGSEVNRKPAGQTDLLRIETLHHADKEKTETYILELVVWLHHLVSQVRAGNGPRSPVKSPIRSPNEKTIQLSTQKPSSPSPTLTIEDQEMLRDVSKRKKTPGISKSQEFDTAKTRLSKHHRLSKSSSHSPMGETRKDPFPIRRPSSVPVINFDIDWIKTLDVIDRVDTIRSF